The following nucleotide sequence is from Penaeus vannamei isolate JL-2024 chromosome 10, ASM4276789v1, whole genome shotgun sequence.
TAtccaaatttgtatatatatatatatatatatatatatatatatatatatatatatacatatatatatatatatatatatatatatatatatatatatatatatatatatatatatatatatatatatatatatatatatatatatataatatattcacgtgtgtgtgtgttatatgtgtacatatgtatttatacatacgtgtatatatatattcatatatatatatatatatatatatatatatatatatatatatatatatatatatatatatatgtatgtatatacatatatatatacatatatacatatatatatacatatatatatatatacatatatatatatatatgtatatacacgtatgtatatatatatatatatatatatatatatacatatatatatatatatatatatatatatatacatatatatacatacatatatatatatatatacatatatatatttatttatatttatatctatctatatgtatatatatgtatatatatatatatatatatatatatatatatatatatatatatatactcatatatatatatatatatatatatatatatatatatatatatatatatatatatatatatatatatatatcagatatagatgtatgcatgcatacacacacacacacacacacacacacacacacacacacacacacacacacacacacacatatatatatatatatatatatatatatatatatatatatatatatatatatatatatatatgtatgtatatgtgtgtgtgtgtgtgtgtgtgtgtgtgtgtgtgtgtgtgtgtgtgtgtgtgtgtgtgtgtgtgtgtatgtgtgtgtgtgtgtgtgtgtgtgtgtgtgtgtgtgtgtgtgtgtgtgtgtgtgtgtgtgtgtgtgtgtgtgtgtgtgtgtgtatatatatatatatatatatatatatatatgtatatgtatatatatgtatatatatatatatatatatatatatatatatatatatatatatatatatatatatatatatatatatatccaggtatagatgtatacgtgcatacacagacatatgtattcatatacatagacatacacgcacacacacacacccatacacctatGTGTAggcgatgtatatatgtatatctacatacacactgGCGGCAATTCGGGATTACAGGCACCGGGTAGCGGCAGGATGGCACCGCCTCGGCTGCTGTTCGCGTTTGGCTTTTAGAATAGCTAAACCGAAGCCAAAGCCAGAATGTTAAGAATCCGGAACAAGGTCTTGCTTGCTATAAAACACTTAGATAATTTTCTTATTCCTTACTTTAcgtattatgaagataataatgatgataatggtataataataatcataatgactgatgttaattattgttattattactgccaacTAGCAGGGCCGGTGGGAATTCagataagcagataaaaaaaaaaaaaaaaaaaaatgagcgagagcgagaggttttttccttccattttccatcccctcctaccattcgtctcatctctccctttgcctttccattttcctctccccctctctttgcctttccctttctctccctctccccttgcctttccattttactctccccctttctttgcctttccctatctctctccctctccctttgcctttccatcttcctctccctctccctttgcctttccatcttcctctccctctccctttgcctttccctctccctctctctttgccttacccttttcactctctctctctctgaagtagTTACAACTGCCGTTCTAACTACTTCAGTGCATTGTACTTGCCTCAAAGaagaatggcagtaataatgataataataatagtgataaccgtAGCGGAGTTAGAATAGTATTCTCATAGAAACGTAAACAtgatgtgcgcgcgcgtgcgtagatacttatatgcatatatgtgtggatacacacgtatgtgtacgcgcgtgtgtgtgattctttgatAATTGTGCACACTTACTCCAAAATGAAGTGACCACGTCCGCAGCCACATGGATTATGATGTCAGGCGCAAAACGCATATCTTACAGCAAAAAGAGACCGCATTTTCAGTCACACGAAATATGACTAGGCGAAAATTGACACTGGAACGTGACAACGgacatcatcattacattataaccatcatcattaccaacacaaTCACCATTAATCATTAACACTGGTACCATGACTTAGGAGTAAGAGAAACACAAATCATAAGAGGGAATGTtttttattaggattatcattattgggcAAATTGTCATAAACAGTATTTAGTATAGCATAATTATGTATTGCTCCAGATATcagcatcaatattatcatcatccttaaagCATTTCTGCATCGAACAAGCATGACCAACTTGGATGTACCAGAACCAAGACTCCAATCAATAGTGAATTGTTTCAGCTGCCTCATGTAACGCCCTGTGCGTGCTTTGGCCAGGCAACAATGCTTTTAAtatcagcaaacacacacacgcacgcatactcacacaacacacacgcacacacacacacacacacacacacacacacacacacacacacacacacacacacacacacacacacacacacacatatatatatatatatatatatatatatatatatatatatatatatatatgggtgtgcgtgcgtgcgtgcgtgcgtgtgtgtgtttgtgagtgtgtgtgtatatatatatatatatatatatatatatatatatatatatatatatacatatatatatatatatatatataatggaatttatcacgaacaaattgcaacaagaacaacgaaggccttcggcatattggtgttttcttgttcctcctttcgttgttcctgttgcatatatatatatatatatatatatatatatatatatatatacatatatatatatatatacatatatatatatatatatatacatttatatacatacatatatatatatatatatatatatatatatatatatatatatacatacatatatatatatatatatatatatatatatatatatatatatataacatatgatatatataatacatatatgatatatataatacatatatataatatatatgatatatatacatatatgatataatataatatatatatatatatatatataatattatatatatatatattatatatatatataatatatatatatatatataatatatatatattatatatatatataatatatatatatataatatatatatattatatatatatataatatatatatatatatatatatatatataatatatatatatatagagagagagagagagagagagagagagagagagagagagagagaaggagtgagagagagagagagagagagagagagaaggagtgagagagagagagagagacggagtgagtgagagagagagagacggagtgagtgagagagagagagacggagtgagagagagagagagagagagagagagagagaagaggagtgagagagagagagagaagaggagtgagagagagagagagagagaaggagagagagagagagagatgagagagagagagagagagagagagagagagagagagagagagagagagagagagagagagagagagagagagagagagagagagagagagagagagagagagagagagaaggagtgagagagagagagagagagaaggagtgagagagagagagagagagagagagagaaggagtgagagagagagagaaagaaaggagtgagagagagaaaaaaaaggagtgagagagaaagagagagagaagggagtgagagagaaagagagagagaagggagtgagagagaaagagagagagaagggagtgagagagagagagagagagagaagggagtgagagagagagggagaagggagtgagagagagagggagaagggagtgagagagagagagagagagagagaaaggagtgagtgagagagagattgagagagagagagagagagagagagagagagagagttggacggGGAGATATTAGATGTAATGATAGATCTATTGAATGATTgactgagagacagataaacagcatTATGTTGATTCGGAACTAAATATACGCAATAAAGTGTgaggaaagcggggggggggggatatctgtAGTCCTATTAGCACAAGCAAGCAAAAGTGTGGAGGAGTTGCGAAAGTCTGTGTTTTACATGATTAATTGCAAGTGTTCTTAGCACAGGTGATAGCTAGCGCATAAGTGGGCAATGAAGTGCTTGTGGCCGAGTGAACTACACTGTGAAGCTTAAACATCGCTGGTCCGCGCACACTAAATTGTGAAAATTATGAGGTTCTCTCAGTTGGTTATTTGTCGCGAGTGATCATGGAGATCAATACCTGCAGCCCCAGTGCAGATATGCATTTTCAACTAACTTTTGCTTTTCCGGGAATTTTATCCTAATACCCATATCTCGAAGCACCAGCTGACCCACAGGCAAGATCCCTTCCGTCCTCCTGCATACTACGCCCCGCGCCGCTCCCGTGTCCTGCCTCGTCTGTCCCTCACGAGCCACCAACACAGCGCTGAGAAGCAACGACTCCCCAGCCGTGTAGCGCCAACGAACGCTGCGGGAATATTTTTAGAACAATCACATTTCTGTGGATTCGAGTATCGATCCTGCGCTGCAACAGGCAAGCAGTCACACGTTTGTGCAAAGTATAAGTTTTCATTTGCAAGAGAGGATGAATATGCATTAGTACTGATGATGCTGATGTCTGCGGATTTTCCtcaatttgataatgatattaataacagcttCAAACTACACTTTCCCTTTCAATTCAATTTGCATCCCCTTCTCAAGTAGTTGCAGTGAGGTGTAGGTCATGGTTATGACGACAGAGGTGCgctcctacccctacctcccctccccccacttctcacGCCTCCCCCCCTTCTGTCCCCATCACCTGTGCTCCGGGAACACCTGTTGAATCATGCCTGATGTGCCAGATCTACCTCGGAATAACTTTCTGCTTCATTTTACAAGTTTGTTGATTTAGAGGCATTTGACAAAACAGGCAAGTGTCAAGGCATAGAACAAAGCGTTCCTCTCTTCGATGCCGCTCGTTGACACCCTCGTGCCTCGCGCCCAACAGAACGTGGCGCAGACGTGACTTCTCACACAGCTGGCACGTGGACGCCAGTGCCAGTGCGCACTTTCTGAAAGTGGCGTGCGGGACCTCGTTAAGACTGGTCGCTTATCGCATGCTTATCGTGCTTACTTGGAAGAAGAACATATTTTTTGCTGTCGGATAAGTTATCAAAATCCATCGCTATCTTTCTAACTTTTGAATAAGTAAAAGTCATTTACTGATGGGCATTATTCTTCCTTGGTTCAGGCACGTAGCTCAGTGCACCttccgagaaaaaaaatatttcatcattgtaattgaaaaagaaaaaagtagaaaaaacatcgaaagaaatagaaatagtataTTTTTGTGGCAACACGATAGCGATTtgtcattcttctcattatcaccattcttatcaatGACAAGGATGGTGATTGTCGTCAATGCCATTTTCCTAAAATCTGTTAATGTTATGCATCATAATTCCTTCATACCATTGTTCATTACCAATATGGATATGACTGGCTATTTGTTCTTTATCGTATGGTTGTTATTGTTCGCCTCAGATGtaacctgctctctctctcttgcagacTGGCAGCTGACGCGGCCAGATGCCCGGCAGAGAGTTCTGGAGATTCCCCTTCGGCCGCCGGTTTCACGGACGCTGAGCGCCGACTGACATGGCTGTGGGAACTGAATTCATCATGCTGACGGGTGCAAATGATTCACGGCATCACACAAGGAAACAATGAATTTTAAACGAAATGTTTGTGTTCAACAATATCTAGTCAACACCAGGGATCTTGCAGGATAAGCGAATTTAAACCTGTTCTGCCTCACTTTCCTCGGACTGCGTCGTCGCAGAGATTATCACGGGTAGTCATTTCTGAGGCAATTTCATTTCTAAAGGAAGAATGTTGTGACATAGGATTAGCAATTCGTGAGATCAAAGTTAATAACCAAGACAATAAAAGTGTAACCGGCCTTCCTTCCAAAAAAGGAATCAGGATTTCCATTAGACTGACTATGCTGGCGTGGTTAGAGGGGTACTGCGACTCCACTCACGGCCAGGAATCCAGCGCCAACTACCCCCGAACTGTCTCCATGGTTTCCCCCGCGATTCTGCACTCGAATGAGAACCTCCCGCGGCGAGCCAATCCGGTGCTGCTGGGAGGACACGCCTTCAAGAGAGTGcagcgaaagagcgaaagcgaaGGGCACACGACCGCTGCCGGTCCTCACGTGGACGAAACCATCGTTAGGCACACGAAAGCGTATGGAGTCGATAGGAATCCAGACCAAAGCCGCCTCGGCCAGTTACACATCTACCCATTTAATCATGCAGCCAACCAGTGTCATTATAGCAATCAAAGTTCCGATATGATAGGTCTCTCTAGTCCAGCCCATTTGCTCAATAACACCAACCCTATGATTCTCACTCAACAAGTACATAACTACTATGGTTACGGGAACTCACCGACTATCAATGGATGTTCCGTAGAGGGATTTTACTACTCAGATCTCAGTAGCGCTTATGGCAAATGCCACATCATTCCTGGAAAGCCGAAAGGCCAAATACCCCCTGCTTACTGTGAAAGCAAAGTCAAGGGGGAGTGTCACGAACCCGTCCGTCCGTATCCATTGTGGAAACCATTCCGTCCCAGCAAAAACCCAGCCTCACCCAGTCCGACGAACCAAGATTCACAAAGTATCAGTCATGTCAGTCGAAGGAAGGGCTCAACCATTTCAAGAGAAGACCAAAATGTGATGGATTTGGTGGGAGCCATGAAAGCCTCCTTTCGGCAGGACCGACGGAGAGGTCCGGTGTATGATCGCCCCTTAAAGATTTTGACTGACAAGGAGCTGAAAACTGTTCTCAAGCCCAATGATTACGACGAGCTCATGGGTCTCATCAAGATGAACCTTAGCACCTTAACCTCAAATCTTCACCAGCATGTAGGCATGGATACAATCGAAGGACTAGGGAAACTATACAGCCTATTTGTAGAACGCAGGACTCACTTTTTTACGAAGATACCGTTCTTTAAGCATTTATGTTTGAGTGACAAGCCTCGTCTCTTGCGTCTAGCTGTAGCGATCAGCACCCACATCTCAGCTGCACAACATATAGACACGAGCACGTACACATGGCCGCGTAATGACACAAGCCATGCAAGCTCCTGCTTACCAATTCTCTCGGCGTCAACGCTTCGCCAGATCGTAACGCACGAGCATTTTTTGACGATTATGAAGTTTTATACAAATTACTGCCACATCTACGCCGACCCTAACGTGTCACTGATGACGGAAGTGCTCTCCTTGTTCTACGACGAGCCAGGATTGAGTGACCCGAGATCAGCCTCCTCGGCCCGCAGTCACTACCTCGCCTTGTTGTCGCGCTACCTAATAGCTGTGCATGGATGGCAGCGTGGTTCCGACATTCTAAAAGTCATAATCAGGAGCCAGCGAGAAGCGCGGCAACTAACAGAAATACACCAGTACGTAGAATTCCGTGCACAGTCGCCGCGACAAAGCCTCACAGACGTTACCAACTCCCTTGCCGAAAACTTCGTTAAAATGCGCGTATCCGTCCAAGACACTATAAGCAAACACATAGCCCAGCAGCAACAGGAGCAGAGGCCCCCCAGCCCCACTCTTTGTGCCCAAGACCCCCAGCCTTCCGAACGCCAGGGCAACGAAGCGGCCGTCTTCAGCAGCCTCTTATCAAGACTGGCTACCTGCGACGATCCCGAAGTCCTAGCCGCTGCGAAACACCTCCTCCCGACTAGCCTGCTTCTGCGATTCTTACATCTGTTAGAATAGTTGTCCCGCGAGCGTCTTTCAGAAAGGGCGACAGTGCCACGTCCGCCGGAGACGCCGAAGGCACTCCAGTGTATACGGGCGAATGAGCAACGCCATTAAAGCCAAAGTTACAGTCTTAATTTTTTTGCGTGAGTCACCGTGAAGCTGCTTTTGTATCagtggataaaaagaggaaaagaactagaagtaaaatatgcacacacacacacaacacatacatgcacacacacacatatatgtatatatttattcattaatctatatatatatatatatatatatatatatatatatatatatatatatatatatatatatatatacatatataaaacacacacacacacacatatatatatatatatatatatatatatatatatatatatatatatatatatgtgtgtgtgtgtgtgtgtgtgtgtgtgtgtgtgtatacatatgcatatgtgtacgtatatatatacatatacatatgcatgtgtatgtatgcatatacatacatacacacacacacacacacacatatatacatgtatacatacacacacacacacacacatataggtatgtatgcctatatatctatctgtccatacatatgtatatatatatatatatatatatatatatatatatatatatatatatatacatacatacacacgcccacaaacaaacaaatacacacacacacacatatgtatatgtatgtatgtatgtatatatatatatatatatatatatatatatatatatatatatatttgtatatctgta
It contains:
- the LOC113804088 gene encoding uncharacterized protein — translated: MLAWLEGYCDSTHGQESSANYPRTVSMVSPAILHSNENLPRRANPVLLGGHAFKRVQRKSESEGHTTAAGPHVDETIVRHTKAYGVDRNPDQSRLGQLHIYPFNHAANQCHYSNQSSDMIGLSSPAHLLNNTNPMILTQQVHNYYGYGNSPTINGCSVEGFYYSDLSSAYGKCHIIPGKPKGQIPPAYCESKVKGECHEPVRPYPLWKPFRPSKNPASPSPTNQDSQSISHVSRRKGSTISREDQNVMDLVGAMKASFRQDRRRGPVYDRPLKILTDKELKTVLKPNDYDELMGLIKMNLSTLTSNLHQHVGMDTIEGLGKLYSLFVERRTHFFTKIPFFKHLCLSDKPRLLRLAVAISTHISAAQHIDTSTYTWPRNDTSHASSCLPILSASTLRQIVTHEHFLTIMKFYTNYCHIYADPNVSLMTEVLSLFYDEPGLSDPRSASSARSHYLALLSRYLIAVHGWQRGSDILKVIIRSQREARQLTEIHQYVEFRAQSPRQSLTDVTNSLAENFVKMRVSVQDTISKHIAQQQQEQRPPSPTLCAQDPQPSERQGNEAAVFSSLLSRLATCDDPEVLAAAKHLLPTSLLLRFLHLLE